A single window of Anopheles moucheti chromosome 2, idAnoMoucSN_F20_07, whole genome shotgun sequence DNA harbors:
- the LOC128299783 gene encoding uncharacterized protein LOC128299783 → MEKKIKAAQLKKRQAHALIQNLEQFKDSYTARDSGDIPVCLEQLECHKADFMDAISKLEELDDRPEAIDGYIQERCDMDSRFRRLKGFFLQQQPTEANPLNASLLYANASALSTSHTGSINLRLPKIELPTFDGDSTKWLTFRDRFVAMIDSSVDIPSIMKLQYLLSSLKGDAGLLFEHTTLTADNYAVTWNSLLKRYDNPRMLTREYYRKIHYLPAVQSENVDELAQLVDEFTRHVNGLKKLNEPIETWDTPLTNMLFLKLDSSTILAWEKFSAHHEKDKYKQLIDFLQDRVRILRSTRTYAQETELHSRKMTGSEQKMRLKAGVNAATARRPQPNPATVPSSSCPLGCAEMHNLRTCPEFAKKELHQRRQIIVSERLCWNCLNRGHQVKSCSSSHRCNTCNARHHSMLHDHLHPKAILSVHADVDAVCLETVVLNLVDDHGFRYEARALLDSGSMCNLISDSLARRMLSTQSKVNVTVSGIGQASQQIKGCIVATVESKSQQFSSQLEFLVLKNPVMDIPTEPIDVTAWKFPTDNLADEAFNIPAKIDVVIGSEAYWEMHTGRKLSLGKGKPWLVETPFGWAVAGNTSLVSTSIQRSCHTTTIQATLDGMLQRFWETESIMEGPAMSLEENMCEKHYVATTHRNAQGRYVVSLPQNLSSSRVLGLSRAIADRRLLGVERRLKSNPEMDIEYKRFMREYEELGHMRKLTEPVDDSITHCYIPHHAVLKESSTSTKVRVVFDASCKTTSGYSLNDTLLVGPIVQEDLLSIILRFRSHAIAIVADVEKMYRQILHSDQDRNLLRIRYRESQVDPIATYELTTVTYGTASAPFLATRTLQQIAHDHKDKFPKAVNPVLHDFYVDDLLTGATDINEAIAVRKQISAMLNSAGFTLKKWASNVPESLRDVPQEDLAIQSSHEWKDGQAVSTLGAVHIELVSDLTTTAFLAALRRFVARRGKLCELHSDNATTFKGAANELRRLYEMLKTNDEDRRSIVDWCANNEMDWKFIPPRAPHFGGLWEAAVKSAKKHMMKIIGTTSITQENMLTLLAQVEQCLNSRPLIPLSDEPSDTEALTPGHFLVGSNMQAVPEVDMRHIPSNRLKEYQLVQKQVQQIWSRWYPEYLQQLQARAKHYNNAPVELEINQLAIIKEDNLHPTVWPLGRITALHPGKDGVTRVVTLRTAGGKAITRAANRLALLPRPIDPIERVSTE, encoded by the exons ATGGAGAAGAAGATCAAAGCCGCGCAATTGAAAAAGCGCCAAGCGCATGCGTTAATACAAAACCTGGAACAGTTTAAGGATTCCTACACGGCTAGGGATAGTGGCGATATTCCGGTATGCTTGGAACAGTTGGAATGCCACAAGGCGGATTTTATGGATGCTATCTCTAAGCTGGAAGAGTTAGATGACCGTCCCGAAGCCATCGACGGTTACATACAGGAACGGTGCGATATGGATTCGCGTTTCCGACGCTTAAAGGGTTTCTTTCTTCAGCAACAGCCTACGGAGGCTAACCCCCTTAATGCTTCTCTTCTGTATGCCAACGCGAGTGCCTTGTCGACCAGCCATACTGGGTCGATTAATCTCCGCCTACCGAAAATCGAATTACCAACGTTCGACGGTGATTCGACAAAATGGTTGACGTTCCGGGACAGATTCGTGGCTATGATTGATTCTTCTGTGGACATCCCGTCAATTATGAAGCTACAGTATTTGCTGTCGTCACTGAAGGGTGATGCCGGTTTGCTCTTCGAGCATACCACTCTGACGGCAGATAATTACGCCGTCACTTGGAACTCCCTGCTGAAACGTTATGACAACCCGCGAATGCTGACCCGTGAATATTACAGGAAGATTCACTATCTTCCCGCTGTGCAGTCGGAGAACGTGGATGAACTCGCGCAGCTAGTCGATGAATTCACGCGGCATGTCAACGGATTGAAGAAGCTGAACGAGCCGATCGAGACATGGGACACCCCGTTGACGAACATGCTGTTCCTGAAGCTGGATTCGAGCACCATCCTTGCATGGGAAAAATTTTCTGCGCATCATGAAAAAGATAAGTACAAACAATTGATAGATTTCCTACAGGATCGCGTCCGAATCCTTCGGTCGACGAGGACATATGCGCAGGAAACGGAGTTGCATTCGAGAAAAATGACCGGCAGTGAACAGAAAATGAGACTAAAGGCTGGGGTGAATGCAGCAACGGCACGGAGGCCGCAACCCAATCCAGCAACCGTACCATCGTCGTCGTGTCCGTTAGGTTGTGCAGAAATGCACAATCTCCGGACCTGTCCGGAATTTGCAAAGAAAGAACTGCATCAGCGGCGACAAATCATCGTTAGTGAACGGTTGTGCTGGAATTGTTTGAACAGAGGGCATCAAGTAAAATCCTGCAGCTCGAGCCATCGATGCAATACATGCAATGCACGTCACCACAGCATGTTGCATGATCATCTACATCCGAAAGCTATATTGAGTGTTCATGCGGATGTCGATGCAGTATGCCTCGAAACGGTCGTTCTCAACCTAGTAGATGATCATGGATTCAGATACGAAGCTCGAGCATTGTTGGACTCTGGGTCCATGTGTAATTTGATTTCGGATTCATTGGCAAGGCGAATGTTATCAACGCAGTCAAAAGTTAACGTCACGGTGTCGGGTATCGGGCAGGCATCACAGCAGATTAAGGGCTGCATTGTAGCCACCGTAGAGTCGAAATCGCAGCAATTTTCGAGTCAGCTTGAGTTCCTCGTGCTGAAAAATCCAGTAATGGACATTCCTACGGAACCGATAGATGTGACTGCGTGGAAATTCCCAACAGACAATCTAGCAGATGAGGCATTCAACATCCCTGCCAAAATCGATGTTGTGATAGGAAGTGAAGCATATTGGGAGATGCACACCGGTAGGAAACTTTCATTGGGAAAGGGCAAACCGTGGCTGGTTGAAACTCCCTTCGGTTGGGCAGTTGCTGGCAATACCTCCCTTGTATCGACATCCATTCAGCGGTCATGTCACACAACGACCATTCAAGCTACGCTTGATGGGATGCTACAACGGTTTTGGGAGACAGAGAGCATCATGGAGGGTCCAGCTATGTCATTGGAAGAGAACATGTGTGAAAAACATTACGTTGCCACTACTCATCGTAATGCACAAGGTCGGTACGTCGTTTCTCTACCTCAGAATCTAAGTTCATCCCGTGTGCTTGGACTATCAAGGGCGATCGCCGATCGTCGACTGCTAGGTGTGGAACGTCGTTTGAAGAGCAATCCTGAAATGGATATTGAATACAAACGGTTCATGAGAGAGTACGAGGAGCTGGGGCATATGAGGAAACTTACAGAACCGGTGGATGACAGCATAACACATTGTTACATACCTCATCATGCAGTGCTGAAGGAATCCAGCACAAGCACCAAAGTACGAGTCGTTTTTGATGCATCCTGCAAAACGACTTCTGGATACTCCCTCAATGATACCCTGTTAGTTGGGCCAATCGTTCAAGAGGATCTCTTGTCGATCATCTTGCGATTCCGGTCTCATGCCATAGCAATCGTTGCGGATGTAGAGAAAATGTATCGTCAGATTCTCCACAGTGATCAGGACCGGAATCTTTTGCGTATACGATACAGAGAGAGCCAAGTAGATCCCATTGCAACGTATGAGCTGACAACAGTCACGTACGGTACGGCGTCGGCTCCGTTTCTAGCCACTCGAACACTGCAGCAGATTGCCCATGACCATAAGGACAAGTTCCCGAAGGCTGTAAATCCCGTCCTGCATGATTTTTATGTTGACGATCTGCTTACCGGAGCGACCGATATAAACGAAGCCATAGCAGTTCGGAAGCAAATTTCAGCTATGCTGAATTCAGCTGGCTTCACTTTGAAGAAATGGGCTTCTAACGTTCCGGAGTCACTACGAGACGTGCCGCAGGAGGATCTTGCGATTCAATCCTCGCACGAGTGGAAGGATGGACAAGCAGTCAGCACATTAGG GGCAGTTCACATCGAGTTGGTCAGTGATTTGACAACAACAGCGTTCTTGGCAGCACTACGTCGATTTGTTGCCCGCCGTGGCAAGTTGTGTGAGTTACACTCAGACAACGCGACAACGTTCAAGGGAGCTGCCAACGAACTACGTCGTCTCTACGAGATGCTGAAGACCAACGATGAGGACCGCAGGAGCATAGTCGACTGGTGTGCCAACAATGAAATGGATTGGAAGTTCATACCTCCACGGGCACCTCATTTTGGAGGACTTTGGGAAGCGGCGGTGAAGTCGGCTAAAAAGCATATGATGAAGATAATTGGCACTACTAGCATAACGCAGGAGAATATGCTCACCCTTCTTGCTCAGGTCGAGCAATGTCTGAATTCTCGCCCTCTAATTCCGTTATCGGACGAACCCTCAGACACTGAAGCACTAACTCCTGGTCATTTTCTTGTAGGAAGCAATATGCAGGCTGTACCAGAGGTTGACATGAGGCACATTCCGAGTAACCGCCTAAAGGAATACCAACTCGTGCAGAAGCAAGTCCAGCAAATCTGGTCACGATGGTATCCGGAGTATCTGCAGCAGCTTCAGGCTCGAGCTAAGCACTACAACAACGCGCCGGTTGAGCTGGAGATCAATCAGCTCGCGATCATAAAGGAGGACAATCTCCACCCGACCGTGTGGCCGCTGGGACGCATTACAGCGCTACACCCTGGCAAGGACGGAGTCACACGCGTAGTTACGTTGCGCACAGCCGGGGGAAAAGCAATAACACGAGCCGCGAATAGGTTAGCTCTATTACCACGACCGATTGATCCGATAGAACGTGTGAGCACAGAGTAA